Within Micromonospora narathiwatensis, the genomic segment GTCCAGGGCGGCCAGCCAGGTACGGGCCAGCCGGCGTACCGAGCGACCACCGAAGCCGGGCAGGGTGAGCAGGGTCTTCTCGTCCTTCGGGTCCAGCTCGGCGGCGGCCACGATCGCCGAGTCCGGCAGCACCCGCCCAGGTGCCGCGTCCCGCCGCGCGGCGATCTGGTCCCGGGCGTACCAGAGCGAGCGCACCCGGGCCTGCGCCCGGGCACCGCGTACCCGGTGGATGCCGGAGGTGCGCCGCCACGGCTCGGCCCGTACGCGGGGCGGACGGGCGCCGGTGCGGACCAGCGCGGCGAACTCCTCCGCCGCCCACTCCGACTTGCCCTGCCGGCGCAGCTCCTCGTCGAGGGCGTCGCGCAGGTCGACCAGCATCTCCACGTCCAGCGCCGCGTACGTCAGCCAGGACTCCGGCAGCGGCCGGCTGGACCAGTCCGCCGCCGAGTGGTGCTTCTCCAGCGTGTAGCCGAGTAGCTGTTCGGTCAGCGCGGCGAGGCCGACCCGCTCGAATCCGGCCAGCCGGGCGGCCAGTTCGGTGTCGAAGAGCCGGCGTGGGCGCAGCCCCACCTCGGCGAGGCAGGCGAGGTCCTGGCTGGCGGCGTGCAGCACCCACTCGGCCTCGGCGATCACCGCGTCCAGGGCGGAGAGATCGGGCAGCGGCAGTGGGTCGATGAGCGCGGTGCCGGCGCCGGCCCGCCGCAACTGCACGAGGTACGCCCGCTGGCTGTAGCGGTATCCGGAGGCGCGTTCGGCGTCCAGGGCCACCGGGCCGATGCCCGCCGAGAAACGCGCCACGACCTCGTCGAGTTCGCTCGGCGTGGCCACCGGCGCGGGGGTGCCCTCGCGGGGCGAGGTCAGTGGTACGGGGCCACCGTCGGCGGGTTCGGTCCCCGCGTCCGCGGGCTGCGGCGCGGCCGACGACGGATACGGCAGGACCTCTCCCACACGGCTTTCGGCGGCCCGACGGCGCAGGGGTGGTTCGTCGGTCACCTGACAACCCTAGTTCGCCGGGCGATCCGGTGTGCGCAGCCGGTCCGCCGTGTGTCGGCGGGATGGCCGGCGGGTGTCGTGATCGGGCCGGGTGGCACCGGCGTGGCATGGTCGGACAACGGGGGAGACAAACCCCGTTCCCGCCGGTACGGTCCATCGAGCCGCGGCGGGTGTCGAAAGCCGCGTAGCGGCATCTGACGGGCGTTCACGGGGAGGACGATCGATCATGACGGCTGGGTACCGAGCCGGCGACGGGGTGCCGGGGCAGGGTGCCGACGAGACGACCGACGCCACCCGGCCGGCCGGATCCGCGAGCGGCTTCCCCACCTGGCCGGCCGGATCCGTCAGCTTCCCCGCCCCGCCCGCCGTACCCGACGCCGTCGGCCACCGCGCCGTTCCGCCTCGGCCCGCTGGCGTTCCGGTCCTGCCCCCGGCCGTTCCGCCTCAGCCCGCGGCCGTCCCGGCCCAGCCTGCTGGCGGTCCGCCTCAGCCCGTGGCCGTCCCGGGCCAGCTCGGCGGTGTGTCGGGCCAGTTCGGCGGTGAGCCGGGGCAGTTCGGCGGGGTGCCGGGCCAGCCGGCCGTGCCTGCCAGCCGGGCCGGTTGGCCCCCGGCGGGGAACAGCGGGCAGTGGGGCGGCCCGACCGGCGCTGCCCCGCGCGTCCAGGGCGGGTGGCCGCCGGCCCCGCCCGCCGCCGCACCCGCACAGCCGGGCGCCGGTTCGGCGTATCCGGGGCAGCCGGACGTCGGGCCGGCGTATGCGGCGCAGCCCGGCCCGGTGGGGGCGTACCCCGACGGGCCGGCGGCCGGGTCCGGCCGGCGGCGCCGGCTGCCGGTGCTGGCGTTCGCGCTGGTCGCGGTGCTGGCGGTGGTCGCGGGCGGGCAGGCGTACCAGATCTACCGGCTGGACGACCGGCTCGCCGCCACCGACCGGCGGCTGGCCGACGCCCAGGGCGCGGACGGTCGCCGGCTGGACGGCCTGGAGGAGCGCGCGGAGGCCCTGGAGAAGCAGGCCGGCGCCGCGTTCAACCCGGAGGCTGTGGCCAGCGCGGTGCTGCCGAGCGTGTTCCGGGTGCGGGCCGGCGATTTCACCGGTACGGCCTTCGCGATCGGCAAGCCGCCGGCCGGCGGCGGCACCACGCTGCTCACCAACTTCCACGTGGTGGAGTCGGTCTACGACGGGGGCGGCCGGAAGGTCTTCCTGGAGCGGACCGGCCAGCGCTTCGAGGCCACCGTCGTCAAGGTCGACAAGGACAAGGATCTCGCCCAGTTGCGTACCACCGCCCGGTTCACCGGGCTGGTCGCGGCCGCCGCGTCGGTCCGGTCCGGGCAGCAGATCGTGGTGGTCGGCGCCCCGCTCGGCCTACAGGACAGCGTGACCACCGGGGTGGTGAGCGCGTTCCGCAAGGACGAGGACGGCTCCGGCCCGGTGATCCAGTTCGACGCTCCGATCAATCCCGGCAACTCCGGCGGCCCGGTGATCAACGGGTCCAAGGAGGTCGTCGGCATCGCCACCGCAAAGGCCCGGGACGCCGAGGGCATCGGCCTCGCGGTGCCGATCAAGACCGCCTGCGACAGGTTCAAGCTCTGCTGACCGGCTCCGCCCGGTCGTCCTGACCACCTCCCGTGCCCGTTCGGCGTGGCCCTGGCCACGTCGTCTCGCGGCTTCCTTGTCGTCATTTCGAGCTTTCCGGCCCGTCGGGGCCACCCGCGGGGATCAGCAACCTGGAGGAAACGACATGTCCCAGCCACCGACCGGAGCGGAGGCATACCCGCCCCAGCCGCGCGGCACCGTCCACGGCGGCCCGTACGGCGCTGGCCAGCCGGCCACCCAGCAGTTCCCGGCCACCCAGCAGTTTCCGGCCGCCCAGCCGGCGCCCCAGCAGTACGGCGCACCCGTGCCGCCCCAGCCCGTCCCGCCGGCTCCCACCCCTCCGCTCCCCGGCCAGTACATGCCCGGGTCCGCGCCCGTCCCTCCGCCCGGCTCCGCCCCGGTCTCCGCGCCCGGCTACCCGCAGCCGATGTCCGCCCCACCGATGTCCGCCCCGCCGGTCTCCGGCCCCGGGTTCGGGTCGCAGCCGATGTCGGCCCCGCCCGGGATGGCACCGCCGTACGGGGCGCCCGTGGCGGGCGCTCGCCGGGGGCGCGCCACCCTGGTCCTCGCGATCGTCGCCGGGCTGCTGTTCGTCCTCGGCGGCGTGATGACCGGCCTCTACGTCACCACGAACACGAAGCTGCACGTCACCGAGCAGAAGGTCAGCCAGCGGGACGGCACGATCGCGGCGAACCGGCAGGAGATCGACAAGCTCGGGGCCGACCTCCAGACGGTGCGGGACAAGCTCGCCGACACCGAGCAGGACCTGACCGGCACCAAGAACGACCGGGACGAGCAGGCCCGGCAGAAGAAGGTCATCGCCAACTGCCTGGACAAGCTCACCACCGCTCTCGCAGCGGCGTCCCGGGGCGACAAGGCAGCCTTCGACAAGGCCAGCAAGGGCCTGGACAAGATCTGCGACGAGGCCGACAACTACCTCTGACGGGCGGTGGTACGGGCCGCTCCGGATTCCCCGGGGCGGCCCGCCCCGGCGTTTCGGCCGGTCAGGCGGCGCCGGCCGAGCGGCGGGAGGGCAGGGCCGTCACGCCGGGTGGCGGCAGCCCGGCCGTCGAGGCGAGCAGGGCGCACCAGCCGAGCAGGTGCGGGGCCAGGTCGACGCCGAGCGGCGTCCACGAGGCGCGGATCTCGATGTCCCCGGCGGCGGGCGGCCCGGCCAGCTCGCCGAACCGGGTGGAGAGCGTCTGGGTGACCGTGCCGCCGATCGCCCGGTACCGGGCGTCCTGCGCGTCCAGCGCGTCGGTCAGCCAGGTCCAGCCCACCCCGGGCAGCAACGGGTCGCTGGCCAGGTCCACCTCCAGCTCGGCGGTCACGTAGGTGACCAGCCGCAGGGTGCCCTGCCACGCCTCGTGCCCGGCCGGGTCGTGCAGCAGGATCAGCCGCCCGGTGGCCACCTCGTCGTCGTCCCGGAGCACGGCCGCGGAGAGCGCGAACGCGTACGGGGCGAGGCGCTGGGGGGCGCCGACCTCCTCCAGCACGATCTCGGTGCGGGGCGTCACCGACCGCAGCCCGGCGACCGCGCGGGCGAAGGTTTCCGGGAGCGCGATCGGGGGGGCCATGACGGCAGCCTATGCCGCCCCCCGCCCGCGCCGGGCGACGGCACGCCGAGCGGCGGTCACGATCATGTGACAGCGGCGGCCGGTGTCAGCAGGCCCTTCTTCTACGTCACAAAAGGTGATGGGGGCGGCGGGCCGGATCGGCCGGCGTGGCACGATTGCCGCGATGAGCACCGACACCACGGGCACCGCCGCCCGAGACGGACAAACCCGCCCCGGTGGGCCGGCCCACTCGTCCTTCGTCCGCGCCTGCCGGCGGGAGCCCGTGCCGCACACCCCCGTGTGGTTCATGCGCCAGGCCGGTCGCTCGCTGCCGGAGTACCGGGAGATCCGGGCCAACGTGCCGATGCTGGAGTCGTGCCGCCGCCCCGAACTGGTCACCGAGATCACCCTCCAGCCGGTGCGCCGGCACGGGGTGGACGCGGCGATCCTGTTCAGCGACATCGTGGTGCCGGTGGCCGCCGCCGGCGTCGACCTGGACATCGTGCCCGGCACCGGGCCGGTGGTGGCCGAGCCGGTCCGCGCCGCCGCCGACGTCGACCGGATCCGACCGATCACCCGCGACGACGTGTCCTATGTGGACGAGGCGGTCCGGCTGCTCGTCGCCGAGCTGGGCGACACCCCGCTGATCGGCTTCGCCGGCGCCCCGTTCACCCTGGCCAGCTACCTGGTCGAGGGCGGGCCGTCGCGGACCCACGCGAAGACCAAGGCGCTGATGTACGGCGACCCGGAGCTGTGGCACGCGCTCTGCGACCGGCTGGCCGACGTGACGCTCTCCTTCCTGCGGGTGCAGGTCGACGCCGGGGTCTCCGCGGTGCAGCTCTTCGACTCCTGGGCCGGCGCGCTCTCCGAGGCCGACTACCGGCGCTACGTGCTGCCGCACTCGACCCGGGTGCTCGGTGGCCTGGCCGACGCGGTGCCCCGGATCCACTTCGGGGTGGGCACCGCCGAGCTGCTCGGCGCGATGGGCGAGGCCGGCGCCGACGTGGTCGGCGTGGACTGGCGTACGCCGCTGGACGTGGCGACCCGCCGGATCGGCCCGGACAAGGCCGTGCAGGGCAACCTCGACCCGTGCGTGCTGTTCGCCCCCTGGCCGGTGGTGGAGGCGGAGGTACGCCGCATCGTCGACCAGGGGCGGGCCGCCCCCGGTCACGTGTTCAACCTCGGCCACGGCGTGCTGCCGGAGACCGATCCCGACGTGCTGACCCGGGTGGTCGCGCTGGTGCACGAGCTCAGCGCGCGGCCCGTCGAATAAGAGGAGGGGCCGTGGCGCGACCGAGCCGGGTGGCGATCGTCGGTGGTGGGATCGCCGGATTGGCCGCCGCCGTCCGGTTGCGCGACCGCGCCCCCGCCGGTACCGAGATCACCGTGTACGAGCAGTCCGGCCGGCTCGGCGGGAAGCTGCGCACCGGTGAGCTGGCCGGTGGCCCCGTCGAGTTCGGCGCCGAGTCGTTCCTGATGCGCGACCCGGCCGGCGGGGAGTCCGCCGCGGTGGCCCTGGTCCGTAGGCTCGGCCTGGCCGGGTCGATCGTGCACCCGAGCGTCGGGCAGGCCGCGCTCGTCGTCGACGGCGGGTTGCGCCCGGTGCCGGGCGGCACCCTGGTCGGCGTACCCGGGGACCTGGACAAGGTGGCGGCGGTGGCCCGGCCGGCGGCGGACGCCGACCGGGACGCCGGCCGCCCGCTGCTCGGTTCGGACGCCGACGTGCCGGTCGGCGCGCTGGTCCGCGCCCGCCTCGGCGACGAGGTGGTGGACCGGCTGGTCGACCCGATGCTCGGTGGCGTCTACGCGGGCCGGGCCGACAACCTCTCCCTGGTCACCACCATGCCGGCCCTGGCTCGGGCGGCCCGGGTCGAGCACACCCTGGTCGGTGCGGTCCGGGCGGCGCAGGCCGCCGCGCCCCGCGTCCCCGGCGCGCCGGTCTTCGGCACCCTCGCCGGCGGGCTGAGCACCCTGGTCGAGGCGGCGGCATCCGCCAGCGGCGCGACGATCCGCCGGGACGCGGCGGTCCGGGAGCTGCACCGCACCGCCACCGGCTGGCGGCTGACCGTCGGCCCCACCCGTGATCCTGACTACGTCGACGTGGACGCGGTGGTGCTCGCCGTGCCGGCCCGTCCGGCCGCCCGGCTGCTCGACGGCCCGGCGCCCGAGGTGGCCGCCACCGTCGGCGGGCTGGACTACGCCAGCGTCGCGCTGATTACCATGGCCCTGCCGGAGCCGGAGCTGCCGGAGCTGTCCGGGTTCCTGGTGCCGGCCACCGAGGGGCTGCTGATTAAGGCGTCGACGTTCTTCACCACCAAGTGGGGGCACCTGCGCCGGGCGGACGGCGTCGCCCTGGTCCGCGCCTCCGTCGGCCGGTACGGCGACGAGACATCGCTGCAACTCACCGACGAGGACCTGGTCGCCACCGTGCACCGGGAGCTGTCGAAGGTGCTGGGTGTCCCGCTGCCCAGCCCGGTCGGCCGGCACGTGCAGCGGTGGGGCGGTTCCCTGCCGCAGTACACGCCCGGGCACCTCGGCCGGGTGGCGGCGGTCCGGGCGGCGTTGCGGGCCGCCCACCCGACCCTGGCCCTGGCCGGGGCCGGCTACGACGGCGTCGGCATCCCGGTCTGCGTCCGCTCCGGCGAGACCGCGGCCGAGGAGATCATCACAGCACTGGGAGGATCGGCAGCATGACCGAGCAGACCAACGCGGCGCGGCTGCGGGAGCTCAACGAGACCATCCGCTACACCATGTGGTCGGTGTACCGGGCGACCAGTCCGCTCCCGTCGCTGCGCGAGAACGTCGTCGACGAGGTCGAGTCCCTCTTCGCCGAGTTGGCCGGCAAGGACGTGACCATCCGGGGCACGTACGACGTGTCCGGCCTGCGCGCCGACGCCGACCTGATGATCTGGTGGCACTCCTCGTCGAGCGACGCGCTCCAGGACGCGTACCTGCGGTTCCGCCGGACCACGCTGGGCCGGGCGCTCACCCCGGTCTGGTCGCAGCTGGCGCTGCACCGGCCGGCCGAGTTCAACAAGAGCCACATCCCGGCGTTCCTGGCCGACGAGGAGGCCCGGGCCTACGTCTGCGTCTACCCGTTCGTCCGCTCGTACGAGTGGTACCTGCTGCCGGACGCCGAGCGGCGCGAGATGCTCGCCGAGCACGGGCAGATGGCCCGCGGCTACCCGGACGTGCGGGCCAACACGGTGGCCTCCTTCGCCCTCGGCGACTACGAGTGGATGCTCGCCTTCGAGGCCGACGAGCTGCACCGGATCGTCGACCTGATGCGCGACCTGCGGGGCTCCCGGGCCCGTCGGCACGTCCGTGAGGAGGTTCCCTTCTACACCGGCCGCCGCCGGCCCATCGCCGACATCGTCACCTGCCTGGTGTGAGAGCGGGGCCCCGGCGTGCTGCCGGGGCCCCTGCCCACTTTCTCGTCAGACGGTCGCGGTGCAGGTCGGAGTGGGGGTGGCACTGTTGCCGGAGGCGAGGAAGCCGAAGGTGGTCTGCGCCCCGGCGGCCAGTGACCCGTTGTAGTCGACGTTCTTGGCGGTCACCGTGGACCCGCTGCTGGTCACCGTGGCGTTCCACGACTGGCTGATCTGCTGGCCGCCCGTGTACGTCCAGGTGACCGTCCAGCCCTTGATCGCCGAGGCGCCGGCGGTCACGGTCACCTCGGCCTGGAAACCGCCGGTCCAGGAGTTGGTGATCCGGTAGACGGCGGAGCAGGCCCCGGCCGGCGGCCGGGTGGTCGGGGGAGCGGTGGTCGGCGGGGCGGTGGTCGGCGGGGCGGTCGTCGGGGGAGCGGTCGTCGGCGGGGCCGTGGTCGGCGGCGCGGTGGTGGGCGGGGTGGTCGAGCCGCCACCGAAGTCGACGTCGCTGCAGATGTAGTAGGACTGGTCCATGTGGCTGGCCTGCCAGATGGTGTAGACGATGTGCCGGCCGGTGCGGCCGGGGGCGTTACCCGGCACCTGGATGGAGACGCCGCCCGTCTCCGGGGTCCACTTGGCTGCCGGCGTGTTGCCGATCTGGCCGACCAGTTCCAGGTCGCTCCAGGCCAGCGGCTTGGTCAGCGCGTTGAAGCCCTGCTTCGTCACGTACACCCGGATGTAGTCGGCGCCGTGGCTGGCCTGGTCGAAGAACTTGATCCGGAAGTTGTTGCCGATCGACGTGGTCTTCCAGGCGCCGACGGTGTCGAGGGCGTTGTACCGGCCGGACTGGGTGCGGCCACCGCTGCACAGTTGGCCGTCCGGGATGGCCGCCTGGTGGTTGCCGGCGACGCCCTCGCGGAACAGGCCGTTCCAGTTCCACATGGCGTTCGGGTCGGCCTGCCAGGCCTGCCAGCACATCGGGTCCTGGGTGGCCATCGCCGGGTTCTGGAAGTCGCTGCCCCAGCGCTGCCAGCAGCCGTAGTTGCGTGACGCCGGGTCCACCACGGACCCGTGCGCGGAGGCCGGGCTGGCCAGGACGGTGGTGAGCAGCGCCGCGACGAGCGTGCCGACGGCGAGGAACGCCGTCGCGACCAGGGTGCGGCGGCGGGGCGGTGTGGACATGTGAGCCTCCGGGGTGAGGTCGGTTGACGACGCCCGGACGGCGCGGAGTTGCCCCCTCCTGCGCCCCGTTGGGTTACTCCCGCGACGGCTCTGCCTGGCACGCTCCCACAAGAAAGCGGCGTGCGTCAATGTCTTCTCAGGCGGCCGGCCGGCCCTCCCGCCGCATCGGGGTGTGCGGGATGCCGTCTTCCAGGTAGTCGGGCCCGCTGACCGTGAAGCCGTGGCCGGCGTAGAAGGCGGCCAGGTGGCTCTGCGCCTCCAGCACGCACGGGCCCGCGCCGACCAGGGCCAGCGCCTCGGTCATCAGCCGGCCGGCCAGGCCCGCGCCGCGGGCCGCCGGCGCCACCACCACCCGACCGATCCGCGCCACGCCGCCGGGGTCGGTCAGGATCCGCAGGTACGCCACCACCGCGCCGTCCCGGGTCAGCCAGAGGTGCCGGGTCCCGGGTTCGACGTCCCGGCCGTCCAGTTCCGGGTACGGGCAGGACTGCTCCACCACGAACGTGTCGATGCGCAGCCGGAGCAGGTCGTGGAAGGTGCGGGCGTCCAGCTCGGCGAAGCTCGCGACGTGGGACTCGATGGGCATCCCGCGATGTTAGGTCGCGTCCACGTCGCGGCTCTGGCTGCCCCGGACCGGAGTGGCCTCGACGCCGGCTTCCGCGTCGGCTCGGGCGGCGGTGGCCCGGCGGCGGACCAGCGTGCCGGCGACGGCTGCCCCGAGCAGCGCGGCGACGACGCCGGCGACGGCCCACGGGCCCAGCCCGGCCAACCACCCGCTCACCGCGCCCTGCGCCCGGCCGGCGGCGGCGACCACCGGGTCGTCGGCGTCGCCGCCGGCGAAGAGCCGGACCTCGTACCAGCCGTACCAGGCGACGTAGCCGCCGGTGAGCACCAGCAGCAGGCCGGCGAGCCGGCCGAGCAGCGGCGCGGCCCGCCGGGTGCGCCGGACCAGGGACTCCCGGGCCAGCGCCACGGCGAGGGCCGCCGCGCCAACCGCCATCCCCATGCCGAGGGCGTATGCCACGAAGAGGCCGATCCCGGCGGCCGCGCTGCCGGCCCGGAAGCCGGCCACCACCACGGCGAGGAACGGCCCGACCGTGCAGCCGAGCGAGGCCACCGCGTACGCCACACCGAAGAGCGCCATCGAGCCGAACCGGGCCTGGACGGCCGGGCCGGCCG encodes:
- the hemQ gene encoding hydrogen peroxide-dependent heme synthase, coding for MTEQTNAARLRELNETIRYTMWSVYRATSPLPSLRENVVDEVESLFAELAGKDVTIRGTYDVSGLRADADLMIWWHSSSSDALQDAYLRFRRTTLGRALTPVWSQLALHRPAEFNKSHIPAFLADEEARAYVCVYPFVRSYEWYLLPDAERREMLAEHGQMARGYPDVRANTVASFALGDYEWMLAFEADELHRIVDLMRDLRGSRARRHVREEVPFYTGRRRPIADIVTCLV
- a CDS encoding cytochrome c biogenesis CcdA family protein; its protein translation is MPDAPYGLAVAAGLLAAVNPCGFALLPAYLSVLVLGDGPAAARGPLAPVGRALALTGAMTAGFVAVFGAFGLLAGPVADAVAHRLPWVSVLIGAALVLAGGWLLAGRQLPAVTSRPAAGPAVQARFGSMALFGVAYAVASLGCTVGPFLAVVVAGFRAGSAAAGIGLFVAYALGMGMAVGAAALAVALARESLVRRTRRAAPLLGRLAGLLLVLTGGYVAWYGWYEVRLFAGGDADDPVVAAAGRAQGAVSGWLAGLGPWAVAGVVAALLGAAVAGTLVRRRATAARADAEAGVEATPVRGSQSRDVDAT
- the hemG gene encoding protoporphyrinogen oxidase, whose product is MARPSRVAIVGGGIAGLAAAVRLRDRAPAGTEITVYEQSGRLGGKLRTGELAGGPVEFGAESFLMRDPAGGESAAVALVRRLGLAGSIVHPSVGQAALVVDGGLRPVPGGTLVGVPGDLDKVAAVARPAADADRDAGRPLLGSDADVPVGALVRARLGDEVVDRLVDPMLGGVYAGRADNLSLVTTMPALARAARVEHTLVGAVRAAQAAAPRVPGAPVFGTLAGGLSTLVEAAASASGATIRRDAAVRELHRTATGWRLTVGPTRDPDYVDVDAVVLAVPARPAARLLDGPAPEVAATVGGLDYASVALITMALPEPELPELSGFLVPATEGLLIKASTFFTTKWGHLRRADGVALVRASVGRYGDETSLQLTDEDLVATVHRELSKVLGVPLPSPVGRHVQRWGGSLPQYTPGHLGRVAAVRAALRAAHPTLALAGAGYDGVGIPVCVRSGETAAEEIITALGGSAA
- a CDS encoding GNAT family N-acetyltransferase; translation: MPIESHVASFAELDARTFHDLLRLRIDTFVVEQSCPYPELDGRDVEPGTRHLWLTRDGAVVAYLRILTDPGGVARIGRVVVAPAARGAGLAGRLMTEALALVGAGPCVLEAQSHLAAFYAGHGFTVSGPDYLEDGIPHTPMRREGRPAA
- a CDS encoding lytic polysaccharide monooxygenase auxiliary activity family 9 protein, encoding MSTPPRRRTLVATAFLAVGTLVAALLTTVLASPASAHGSVVDPASRNYGCWQRWGSDFQNPAMATQDPMCWQAWQADPNAMWNWNGLFREGVAGNHQAAIPDGQLCSGGRTQSGRYNALDTVGAWKTTSIGNNFRIKFFDQASHGADYIRVYVTKQGFNALTKPLAWSDLELVGQIGNTPAAKWTPETGGVSIQVPGNAPGRTGRHIVYTIWQASHMDQSYYICSDVDFGGGSTTPPTTAPPTTAPPTTAPPTTAPPTTAPPTTAPPTTRPPAGACSAVYRITNSWTGGFQAEVTVTAGASAIKGWTVTWTYTGGQQISQSWNATVTSSGSTVTAKNVDYNGSLAAGAQTTFGFLASGNSATPTPTCTATV
- a CDS encoding DUF3000 domain-containing protein; this encodes MAPPIALPETFARAVAGLRSVTPRTEIVLEEVGAPQRLAPYAFALSAAVLRDDDEVATGRLILLHDPAGHEAWQGTLRLVTYVTAELEVDLASDPLLPGVGWTWLTDALDAQDARYRAIGGTVTQTLSTRFGELAGPPAAGDIEIRASWTPLGVDLAPHLLGWCALLASTAGLPPPGVTALPSRRSAGAA
- a CDS encoding HRDC domain-containing protein, which produces MPYPSSAAPQPADAGTEPADGGPVPLTSPREGTPAPVATPSELDEVVARFSAGIGPVALDAERASGYRYSQRAYLVQLRRAGAGTALIDPLPLPDLSALDAVIAEAEWVLHAASQDLACLAEVGLRPRRLFDTELAARLAGFERVGLAALTEQLLGYTLEKHHSAADWSSRPLPESWLTYAALDVEMLVDLRDALDEELRRQGKSEWAAEEFAALVRTGARPPRVRAEPWRRTSGIHRVRGARAQARVRSLWYARDQIAARRDAAPGRVLPDSAIVAAAELDPKDEKTLLTLPGFGGRSVRRLARTWLAALDDARQLPDDALPVAPVVEGPPPPHRWAERDPVAAARLARSREVVLRISGEHNLPAENLIAPDYVRRLAWQPPEEITEDTVAETLRGFGAREWQIGLLAGELTGQLPGPDELT
- a CDS encoding S1C family serine protease, encoding MTAGYRAGDGVPGQGADETTDATRPAGSASGFPTWPAGSVSFPAPPAVPDAVGHRAVPPRPAGVPVLPPAVPPQPAAVPAQPAGGPPQPVAVPGQLGGVSGQFGGEPGQFGGVPGQPAVPASRAGWPPAGNSGQWGGPTGAAPRVQGGWPPAPPAAAPAQPGAGSAYPGQPDVGPAYAAQPGPVGAYPDGPAAGSGRRRRLPVLAFALVAVLAVVAGGQAYQIYRLDDRLAATDRRLADAQGADGRRLDGLEERAEALEKQAGAAFNPEAVASAVLPSVFRVRAGDFTGTAFAIGKPPAGGGTTLLTNFHVVESVYDGGGRKVFLERTGQRFEATVVKVDKDKDLAQLRTTARFTGLVAAAASVRSGQQIVVVGAPLGLQDSVTTGVVSAFRKDEDGSGPVIQFDAPINPGNSGGPVINGSKEVVGIATAKARDAEGIGLAVPIKTACDRFKLC
- the hemE gene encoding uroporphyrinogen decarboxylase — encoded protein: MSTDTTGTAARDGQTRPGGPAHSSFVRACRREPVPHTPVWFMRQAGRSLPEYREIRANVPMLESCRRPELVTEITLQPVRRHGVDAAILFSDIVVPVAAAGVDLDIVPGTGPVVAEPVRAAADVDRIRPITRDDVSYVDEAVRLLVAELGDTPLIGFAGAPFTLASYLVEGGPSRTHAKTKALMYGDPELWHALCDRLADVTLSFLRVQVDAGVSAVQLFDSWAGALSEADYRRYVLPHSTRVLGGLADAVPRIHFGVGTAELLGAMGEAGADVVGVDWRTPLDVATRRIGPDKAVQGNLDPCVLFAPWPVVEAEVRRIVDQGRAAPGHVFNLGHGVLPETDPDVLTRVVALVHELSARPVE